Proteins encoded in a region of the Chryseobacterium piperi genome:
- the tssD gene encoding type VI secretion system tube protein TssD — protein sequence MAANSRGILKFNGSEGQKLLKLNYSVSRSTDVSGRVASDPSNAIIKLTIEATEKSEILESLLNGKYKPTTGEITFNKSHEEGTLITLNWENGYVIQHQVNFDAIDDNSMLISFVVSAEKINYGSAAYEGVWPGK from the coding sequence ATGGCAGCAAACTCAAGAGGAATCTTAAAATTCAACGGAAGCGAAGGCCAGAAGCTTTTAAAGCTTAACTACAGCGTATCAAGGTCCACCGACGTTTCAGGGCGGGTAGCTTCAGATCCATCCAACGCAATTATCAAATTAACGATTGAAGCTACAGAAAAATCTGAAATTCTGGAAAGCTTATTGAACGGAAAATACAAACCCACAACAGGAGAAATTACTTTTAACAAATCCCACGAAGAAGGAACACTAATTACTTTAAACTGGGAAAACGGATATGTGATCCAACATCAGGTAAATTTCGATGCAATAGATGACAACAGTATGTTGATCAGCTTTGTGGTAAGCGCAGAGAAAATTAACTATGGTAGTGCAGCCTATGAAGGTGTATGGCCAGGTAAATAA
- a CDS encoding ferritin, which produces MVSEKIAKLINEQIGHEQYAAQYYLSMSAWFSSKDLDGIANYFRVQSKEELMHADKMFDYLNDVGGEIIISEIAKPPHEFENATDIFEKALEHEKKVTKSIFNIVKNANDEGDFATTSFLQWFINEQVEEEASASQLVTKIRMVCDNPSALYLFDQELSQRVFTPDTTA; this is translated from the coding sequence ATGGTAAGCGAAAAAATTGCAAAATTAATTAACGAACAAATAGGTCACGAACAATATGCTGCACAATATTATCTTTCAATGTCTGCTTGGTTTTCAAGTAAGGATCTTGACGGAATAGCTAACTATTTCAGAGTGCAAAGCAAAGAAGAGTTAATGCATGCAGATAAAATGTTTGACTATTTAAATGATGTAGGAGGAGAGATCATTATCAGTGAAATTGCAAAACCACCTCACGAATTCGAAAATGCTACTGACATTTTTGAAAAGGCATTGGAACACGAAAAAAAAGTAACAAAAAGTATTTTTAATATCGTAAAAAATGCTAATGATGAAGGAGACTTTGCTACAACTTCTTTCTTACAATGGTTCATTAATGAGCAGGTAGAAGAAGAAGCAAGTGCATCTCAATTGGTTACTAAAATCAGAATGGTTTGTGATAATCCATCAGCATTATATCTTTTTGATCAGGAATTGTCGCAAAGAGTATTTACTCCAGATACGACAGCTTAA